The sequence GTTAGATTGCTTGTGACGAGTTTGATGTCTCTTAATGTCAAGTTTGTTGATAAATTGATGTTTTCGATTATTTCTAAGTAGACATGATTGAGTTTGATGCCACTTTTCTAATAGGGTGGCTGCTTTATATCCCAGAATTATTCTGCTAATGAGTTTGCAGCCCTGAACAGGAGGAACATGTTGACTAGTTGATATGGCCGAGGAGAGTAGGAGGAACTTGTTGGATTTAATTTGAGTATATCTTTTCATTGTAAAATCCTAATAAATTCAGTTTAGAGGTCAATATAATTTTCTCTCTTGTttaaatatactttttttttattttgatttattattcgATTCATCAAGAGATGTGGAGAAAATATTAGAGTGAAAATCTCATATCAATCTCAGGAAGAGATTTCGTCTTAAAAAAACAATTACATGTCTCTGAATTCTTTctaatttgttatctttttaatttaatttattttattttttatcccaACAGAATACCccagaaaaatcataaaattgaAATATAGACAACACCTGATGACTGCTTGTCACCATAGTTTCTTCTTCAGATATCATCCATGGCAATGGATTGTTTGGCTTCTTCTTAATCAACTTCTACATGTCTTTGTCAACACATTTGATCTTTCCTTTGGCACCAACTTTGCATAATATATCTACTCCATTGACCACCTCACCTGCAAGCACATGAGGGCATCTATTGCTCTTAATAATTTGAGAGGGAAGTTTGTACAAACAATATAGTGACCCCTTCCTAGTGAAAAGGGTCGTAAGGCTCTGGTACATTTATCGTCTAAAACCTTGTTGGTACATCTATCGTCTAAAACGAATAATATTTTACGAGTCTACGGATCGCACCAATAATCGATCGACCAAATAGTCCTTTATCATTGCTACATATTATCTACTTCAGCAGCTATCAGCACCGAAGCAAAAACAATCACATATGAGTTTGAGGTTGCAATgagtaatcaatacaaagccttataaCCGGCATCATATGCCAATACATTTGTAACAGGAAAATGAGGGCAAAAAGAGGCGTTGCAAAACAGTTGATGGAAAGAGTTTATAGCTAGTCAATTCAAGCTGAACACTCTTCCTTGCGAGCATCATCTACTGCTGCTGCATCTTCACATAAATCACCCTCAATCTTCTGCAGGAACTCGAGCATCGTCTTGAGGCTCTCCTCGTCATCTGCACTCAACAATGGCTCTATCAACTACTATCTTCGTCTATAACCGACGAAGAGAGCAAACGCAGAGGCACGCGAACTCACCGAGCCTGGGAACGGTGTGGCCTCTCGGGTGTCGGATGAGATACGGATCGACAAACTTCCCCAGTAGCTGCTCGCCATTCTTCTTCAAGAAGTCCTTCTCACCTGCACAAATGATTGCAGTGATGCTCTTCTAATCGTAATTCCTCCACAAGTAgcaaacacacacacactcgCGCTATCATTTTTAATGGTGAAAGGCTTCCACGGAATTGGATTCGATGACCGAAGACCGCGTCACTCCAAACAAAGTCCACGGTCAACGAGGAAGCTATCGACCGTCGGTTCCTAATCCAAGGGTCCAAAGTATACGACGTTTTAACGAAGACGATAAATATATACATGGATCATCTATTACCTATGAAGTGAAGCGAGGTGCAGTCGATCTTGGCGGCAGAGTAGACCCTCTCGACCACCTCCGGTGCTTTAAACATCGCACCTCCCATGAACACCAAGTACTTCAGCTTCGGCACCGTCGTCAACGCCAATCCCTATCCACTCATAACGTTATTTTAAGAGGAAGACGAATCCAACTGCGCATGGCGAAACCCCAAATCAAACCTTGGATTGCAGACTCGCAAGCGCGGCGGAAAGAATCGCTCCCTAATTGAAAGTTACCCAAATAATAATTCCATTAATAATTCCTTCTCAGACCCATTAAATCGCTGATTCTACACACTGACCATTAAAACTTGTGTTATTTACCTGAGAGAAGCCCATCAGACCATCGAACGGCCCTTGTTCGATCATCAGCTCCTCCACCCGGGCAAAAGCCTTGTCAAGATTCGTGTACACCATAAAGTCCTAATTCCATCCCACACAAATAAATGATCATAAATACTTACGGTGttaaaggaagagaaagagagagagagagagcaccttATCGTACTGGTACCACTCGTAGTAGGGGGGAGGGAAGACGCCGTCGACCTCGGACTTTCCGCCGGCGGGAAAGGGAGCGTCGGGGAAGACGAGATCGAGCCGGGAGATGACCTGTTCCGGCCACTTCGCCACCAGTTGCGCCCGCATGATCTCCCCGCTAGTCCGGAAGCCGTGAAGGCACAGGAACCGCGGCTTCCGCCGGCCGCTCTTGCCACTCTCCTGTTCCCCGATGCTCCCCATCGCCGGCGCGTTCTCCACCCACTCCTTCGTCCAGGCAGCCCCGCTTTGTGCGAAAGCAGCGGCGAAGGAGTCGCTTCCTTATAGGCGCCGAGGGTTGGACCCTTACGATGATGGGTGGGTTGGTTGGTGGCTGGGGGTTGGTGGGAGAAACACTTCAACGGTGATGCCATGGGCGAGCACCCATTCATGGGGCGAAGGCCAAGCGATCGCGAGGGACATGTTAAGGCGGTTCACGTACAGCGAAAGCCCACCTAACCCGCGACGTTAGTGGGTGACGGCTTGGACACTATTGCTCTCCGATGGAACCCCACACGTTCATGGTCTCCGTCACGACGAACGGATCTGCTCTACGATCCGCGCCCGCACGAATCACGAAGCACATTAATCGGCGTCGCCATCCGTCGTCGATGGTGCCAATTCTTTGTTCGGTCAAACAAAGGCGGCTCTGACGtgttcaaagaaaaaaaagatctaACATCTTCCGTTTACCCAGAAACCTACCTGCCTTGTGATTTGTGTTCTGATGCCTAACCCACGGGATGACAAGGCCAAGAAAGGAAGTAGAGAAAGATGCTAATTAACATAATTTaggaggctaattatatattatttctcttattattagtattttaatttttatatttttaaatattatattgaaatccttatatttatgaaagtgaaacactaaaaagataattttattttcataaatatagaaatattattataattttttaaaaatataaaaattaaaatatgaagaATATCTAATTacaaggataatatataattagccttaaTTTAGGTGGATAGATTATTATTAACCAATATAAAACTTAGTTTCTCTAATTCTCAATAAATATACGACATTTATAAGATAATTTTCCTATAATTAAACTTCTCATAATTTATTTTCTCCATATTCGAATTCGAAACCTCTTAAAAGACAATGAAAGCTTTTATTTCAATCATCAGAATTTTCTGTAATTGCACTTTGTTTATGCTTATTGACATGAAGCTTCATTTGaactagaataataaaataaataaataaataaataaccttCTATCATGTTATGATTTCATGCCTGTTTTAGTGCATGTAGTTGTAGATATATGCTCGTATTGGTGTAGATGAATAAACTATTGGCCTATAAGTGCATAATTTAATTTGTCACTCTAGAGAGATCACTTTTTAGGGATTGTTCCTCTTATAATATATATGCAAATGGATTCATGTGCTGTCATTCATTATAAGAGGCTTTAAATATAGTACTTTAACATTTCTCACTCATAATCTGTTTTAATAATCCATGCttgggtatcaattttgtcataaGCTTCTCATGGTTAATATTTTTATAGAAGTGTGTGAGTGCTTTATTTACAAAGTAAAATATCATTTTGTCAGCTAAATTTTCTTGATAATATTtatgttatttaatatttttttaataatatttataaaaaatgctAATGAAAAGCTTGTTTGTGTAATATCATAGGTTATTAATTTCTTCATGTTAAATTTTATTAGAAATGTAGCGGCGTGTATGTAAATTTGTTTACACTTTTGTTGGCATGCTTATTATTAGCATTTAACTATATgttatttatatcaaaataaattataattttgtttTCATTATGGATTCcagtaataaaaaaaatgacatgactatataataaatatatcacGATGGCCTTATTAAAGGTACAAATGGAAAGACGATTATCTTATAGAGTAGTGACTTAATGTGACAATAATAATAAGTCGGATGATGAATTATATAAAAAGAGTTTTAAGTTCAATCTTTATTCGTATGGTGATTATTTTATTACTCGTGTAGAACTATAGAAAGAGTGTTGCTATAAAAAGACCCAAAGCTTTATGTTTCGTGAGATGTGACGTTACATACGTACAAGTTCTTATGTTTGGGAGTATTCATAGATTATTTGGGATTTGAAGAATCTATAGAAACTCTCAAGAATAAATCAAAATATATGCACATGACCATAAACACGCAACCTTACAATACAATACAATATTCTGTACAATATGTCTGATAATAAAAATCAAAGTCAAAGAAATATAGTTCAAGACCTTATTCATTATGTTTTCTTCAAATAAATACTATTTATACTATGTAACGTTTAAGTCTTATGAAAGTAACTCATTAATCACAATGTATAAGTTTGAgtagtattttttttaacattaaataattttgaaattttgtgGGGGATGGTCAGGATTGAGTAacgaaaaatatcaaaaaaaaatatttactctcttttatttcttttatcactttttttctttcctttttatgatGTTATGAACGTGAGCCATTTAAGGATTTCAAGCATTCTTTCACTCAAAAATAGGAAAATCTTATTTCTGATTATGCAATTAAAGATATTCTTTCACTCGAAAATctttctcatatttttttttattgttttctttcaTACGAACTAAAAGATTCATATTGTTTTTCGACGCTCGTGCATACAGAAATGGCTTCCCGATCGTATCTTCGGGTATCTCTCGAAACCATCCCACATGATGTTGAGATTTGTCTTACAACAACATCTAACGtgtttcaattttttatttaactttctcttatttattttaaatattatttatttatgttctaACGCAAGAAGACTACCCATCAGGTGATTTAAGCTACACACACAAGAAAATTATCAATTATCTACAATCCAAACCTATgatccaaaaaataaaatttgaggatatcaaaatattaaatttttattcatatatatatatatatatatatatatatatatatatatatatatatatatatatataacttgtacATTTTATAATCATTTAACATATTACAATAATTCCATAAAACATAATGccaattaaaaattattaacgACTACTTATAAACCCACGAGAGAAAGAATTACTATAACTATAAAACCCACCATTTATCTTCGTATCAATATAAAACTACTAAGCTTTCAAACATGAGAGATCTTTAACATTTATAAGATATATCAATttagattttttaataatattaaaagtaAGATGTACTTTTACAgtattccactacctcaacctatACCTAACATTAGGGTGAGTGAAAACCTGACttagaaaaatttatatagtgatATGGTGAGCTATAAAAACTCAATAAGTGAGTAACATATCTACGACAACATATAACAAATCATATGACCTaacaagtcatatatatatatatatatatatatatatatatatatatatatatatatatatatatatatatatatatatatatatatatatatataattttttttcaaacttaATAAGAAAGCAAAGAGCAACAATATCCAAGCTATTCAATGTCAAGATGTAACTTATTAATTCAAgagtataattatattttatatttattttgattcatTCATAACAATAGAATAAAAAGCATTATAATAGCATATCAAGAAAACAAATATAAAACATGAGCTCaaaataactaaataaaatattGAAAGAAAGATTTAGGAGCTAAGTTTCTAAATAATTTGGTTTCGCCCAAATCAGAATTTTacacaaaatattataattaaaataaaatagataGATCAAAATTTTTATAAATTCTAGATTAGTAAGTTTTGCCACTCAATTGAGGCTGTTGCCATATTTTGTGTTTGATAAACTtaagaaaagtgaaaaaaaaaatatcaaattagaATCTTTCTGCAACTTATCTTGGACCAAGAACAAAAAggaattaaaagaaaagaaaaagtgttGCATTGGCTTGAGGATTTTTGGATCAATTCATCACTTTAGAGATTAAGTTTTTCCAAGCTAAATATTTTAGCTTAGTGATTTCTATCTTTGATTTCTTTTTTATCATGAGATTGTCTTAGTCCAAATTTTGTATTTGTAGAGTAAGGCACTAGTTGGCTTTGATAAGGGACAATTTGATCTCCCCACACGATTttgttattttgaaatatatGAGCTCCAAAAAATACCTTTGAGGGTAAGGGAGACCTTACAAACTTATGAATCCTTGGTTCATATACTCCTcaatcaatgtgggactaaatgatATTATCAGAATTAACGGTCGAAAGTCGCATGCATATCAATATAGAAATATAGAAACTGATACGCTACAAATTGTGAAAGCACACAATGGAGAGCATAGCGTATTGCAAACTATGTCAAATCTATGACAGAGTTCATATCTTGGAATATAAGCATTTCATGATAATGATGATTCTATGAGTATTTAGATTGGTAACGATAATAGCAATGTTAGATGTGGATCCGGATCCAGAAACATCGGCCTCGGGCTTGCGGTTCGGCCTGCACCGGGCAATAATTCTGGTTCGGATCCTGCTCGTCTTATTCGCAAATACAAATCCGGATCCAGTACAAGTCAAAATCGGGTCCATTTGACCAAAGATCCAATCCTTCGCCTGCGCGCTCGTGCACGCAACAGCGCAATGCGTTTGCACGCGGGAAAGGATCAAACCCTCGTACGAGTTACAGAGCTCACCGTCCTTCCGAGAAACTGCATGGCGATTTTACTGGACAGCAAAACAATCATCGATGGCGGACGTTTGTCGGTGACCTCCGTTCCTATACGTAGTCAAAGACTCATCATTTCATTCTGACCTTTTAAGACTTGTATTTACCGGATTTGTTGTATCCCAGTTCACCTTCTTCTCGGAAGGTTCATGGACAGTCCGCAACTCCCAGTACTACAGCCTCGGCCTGAGTAACCTAGTGTCTTCTCTGCCACTCCATGCACCTGAGCACCCCTGCTGCAGGTTATTTCCAGCTATTCCCCTCGTCCTTTCCAGGAAAACACATTAAACGGGACTGCTCGAACAAAGTGTCGATTCCAACATCAACCTGCTTTTAACGATTCAATGGCTTTGTCCCGGCGAGGTGGTCCTCGGCCTGTGGTGACTGCTACCCACTTCAAATGGCCTGCAGGAGGTGAGAGATCGCAGGTCTGCATGATTTGAATGATTCATTCCCACTCCTGGATCCAATTCGAACTGGAGAACAAGATGAGGTGTAATCTGACAGGGGATGCTGTTGCTCCATCATAATTGAGTCACAGGACAGAATGACCATGGCTAGTGGTCTCTCTGATGGAGGAGAATAAACCATGGTGATGTGCACAGTAGAATTCCTCCGTCCGAGTTTGCCACTGGGGATTACAACTGAAACACTTTTGTCTCACATGCATTGTCCATCTTTCCTCCATTACATCTGCAACTTTTAGCACACTGGTGCAGGCATGTTACTGATCTTACACTTTCTACCAGAGAATCTTTTAATTTTGATTTCACTCAACTGTCCCAGTTGTATGGGCTTCATGTTAAACTACAAAAAATGAAAGGAAACAAAGATCTTCACCATTCATCTTGTCCACCTTCAAAGCAGAATTCAATTGGAGTTTAGTGCAGCTTAATGGCATTGTTATCAtgaaagcatttcatatcttggAATATAAACCACATTGGTCAGAATCAGATTTGCTAGCATGATAATCTTGCAATGTTGAacattttattttgattctatGCATCGATTGGTCAAGTGGTACACCCAAGTGTAATCAACATGTCCTCAGCCAACATAGGCTGTGGTATGCTTTAGCTGTCCTGTAGTAGATTCATTAGGTGTGCAAGTGATAGATAACCTATATGTGAAATGGATCTGCAGTAAACCAGTGCTATCTATCATCATATACACTAAGCTTAGCTGGTGGACATTAATTACAACAGATCTGCAGTGCAATGGATGCAATTTTGACATGGCTGTAAAGAACTAGATCTTGGGATGAAAATTCCAAGAAGATCACCAAATTCCAGTGAGGAACACAGAATCACCACCTACATGAAGGTTTTATATGTTCTCTTCCCAAGGTTCATCACACTTGACTCCCTCTTTTATATGATGGGGGGAAACAAAGACCAGAGTGTGAGCAGACAAGCAGTCAAAACAACAAGATGGCAGACACAAAATGTACAATAAGAAAGTGTGATCATTTAGACTCTGTCAATAGAAAAGAAACTTCCAAGGAAAACCACTTCCTCTTTGTCTTTCAACTCtaatcttcctttttatttttgtttgggTGACCATTTTTGATCCCCAGAGGACTTCTCTACTAGTTTGTGACAAAGAAGAAGagaccaacaacaacaacaacaaaggcacttttacatctatcttgatcatgacaCAAGTGTTCTTAGCCCCATGTTCATCTGCCTGATCCACTTTTAAGGCATGAGATTTTATTTAATCCTTTTTCTGAATCTCACTCCTTTTTTTTTATGGCTTTTGTCAAAATTCTGACCACAGCATATACCCCACTAACCAAACCAAACTACAAGTTGGAAAGGAAGTACATACAAGGCCTTCTTCATGGGATTGGCAAGctgcttgttttcctcctcttatTAGCTGGAGAAtcttgatgacatgttgcttgtgaCCCAGCAGACGTATCATCACTCTTATAGCTAAGGCATGCAGCATCCAACACCCCAATGGGGCTTTGTGGTACATAGGAAGCCAATGGACTAGCATTTTCAAGTGACCTACCCCTCACTGCCATTAACTCTTGGATCATCTCATAACACCTGAAGACTCCTTCCTGCGGCAACCAACATAGTCCAATAGCAAGTAAGAATTTTAAGCATGCATAACAATTACCAATGGAACATGAAACAACAATTTGTGactaagaaagagagaaaaaaagatggAGACATTTGCACCTTCACAACATGGACACAGCATGATAAAGCCTTCTCAGCTTCCACATTTTGCATCTCCCTCAAAACAGACAGCGAAACAGCAGCAGCAAGTTCAGATGGTCTGAATGCTAAGAATTCAATCCCTGAAATGGCATTTGTCTCACTCTTGATCAGACAAATCAGTCCACCAAACTAAGAGTAACACAGAAGAGGGAAGATGAGGTTTACAACTTAGACAGTGAGATAATCTACCTCTAATTGTGCCTAAGATGAGTTCCACAGAACGAGACACCAATAACTTGCTTGGGGCATTGCCTCCATTGAACTTATGAAGGAAGAAATCTATGAAAGAGAATGGAGTCACCGCTTGCATCCTCCATTTCAGGGTGCTAAGCACCAATTGCTCCATTCTTTGGATGGTTCTGGCTTCAAATATATATTTCGCGTCGCCTACCTATCGGAAGCAATTCACGAAAGTCTCAGAAAAAATACATTGTCTCAAAGAACTAATTATGGAATTATATCTACGAAACCTGGCTTACTTGTAAGTGGAGAGATAGAGGGACTTCAGTTTCCTCCATCTTCGCAGCCAAAGATAAACATGCCACAGATAATAGTTGTGACATCCAAGCCTTTCCTTGCTACAAAATAGAATTAAGACATGGAAGCAAGAACTAAGATTCTtccattcaaaaaatatatataaatgagtACAGTTTGTGTTCGATCAAGGATCAGATTCCAGAGTGTGTGAGAGTTCTTACAGGAAGATCATAGGCAGAGAGGAAGCGATCCATATAATTTACAGCTAAATATGCACTCAGTGGCCCAAAGCTGTAATGAGCATGAACCTGTGCGATAAATCATATAAGCCATTGATCACAAGAGAGGAGTTGTTGACCAAATTCTGCAGCACAACGTTGAAATCTTTGCAACATAAAGTAGCATGACATCCCCTCAACATCATCAAACGACAGGAATTCGGGCAAAAAAGGAAACCGCTTTCAAATCAAGTCACGTAAGAGTTCTACAAGATAGATAAAAGCAAAATAAAGATCAAGAACCAAGAAAGACCAAACTGATTTATCGAAACACATTCCGGTTATTTACATATGTAACACATCAACATCAACGATTATCCACAAAAAATCTAATCCATTATAACAGATGCGATAAAGTGGAAATAAATCACAGAAACTCATTTGAAGAATCAACATTGCAGAGGAAACGAGAGAACGCCATGACCGCAATGCCAATGGCAAAAGGCATAGGTCGATTAGTGACCACAGAAATCGCAAATACCTTTTACAGCAAGAAATAAGGAACAAAAACCCACCTTCCAAATCCAATCAGTAGCATCTCTCCTAATGGCTAAGTCTAACGCCCCGGACCGCAGCCTCACGGCATAGTCCTCCGGCGGCATATGCTCGGTCTCCCTCCCGACCAACAAACCCACGCACTCATCCGACTGAACGGGGAAGTCCACGAGGAAATCCCCATAAAAATCGGAACTTTCTACTTCAGAAACCCAACCAAGCCCATGCCCACCCTCCCCCTCCTCATCTAAACCCAGGACGCTGATGTTGTCCTCGGCGCAGAAGAGGGTAGACGCAGCGGAGTCGAAGGTTGGAGCCATCGCTTGAAATATGGGAAAGATGATATTTTTCTCGCAAAAATAGAGCCCTCGTTCCCCTTCCTCTCCGCTTCTCCCCAAAGGTGGCTCCTTTTCACCGAGGAAAGGAGTTGAGTGTTGGCAGCACTCAAGGGGCAGCAGAGGAGAGGAAGGTGGACTACTGTTGCCTAGACAGGAAAGGAGGGGTTCTGTGGGGCACTTGCAGTGGAGGGGACATGGTTGCTTTGGCCAAGACGAGAGCAAATGGCGAGAAGAAATATAAACAATATGGAGAAGAATGCATGACAGGCTTATCAAAGAAATATATAGCTGATCTCACTTTGCCTCCTATGAATCTGAAGGTGCACCCTACTTTTTGGCTGTAGAAGGGGTTGATGAATGGTGATGATTACTGAAGAatgatgaagttatgattaatgggtGAGGTGGGGAGGTGCTTAAAAAGCATATGATGTGGTTGTACAATAACATGATTTGGAAAATAATCTTGTTTATGATATGTCAGATACATAAATATATTTACTAAAGAATTAAGAGTTTTCATTTGCCCAGAAGTTAGATTTGCAGTGAAATTACAAGTGCAGTACCAAAAGATTAGTGAAATAAAATGCAAGGACAATTTGCATCCTTTATCTCTTTAACttctattcatattcatattTCAAACAAACATAATTTGATAATGAGAAGATATCAAATCCAATAGaaaattcttgaaaaaacatTTGGCTTTAGATCTACACCAATGTGATTGAGGAGGATAGTTAGGGCAAGAAAACATAAAGGAAAAGGATCTCTGAGGTACAAGATTACATCTTTACATTCTTAATGTCTTTATAGTTAAAATATTTTGAAGTTTTTTAGCATGCCAAATACCATCATGTTTTTGTATTTTAAAAAGATAAttgcattatttttaaattaacatAGACATAAATGAAAATATCCCCATATATATAACAGAGGAACATAAGTAGGAGGAAAAAAGGATTTCATGATGTATGGGCATTTTTAACAAAATTCACATGAAGACATGTATGATCTAAATGACCAAAATTATGTGAGGTATTCCTCTGGTTCAGGATATGTTCATTGGTGGCATCTAAAGTTACACTTTGAATGGGGATTGTGGGAAAAACTATCACCAGTATTGATAATTAATTGTactttgcttttcaaaaggttgaaaACCAATGGCAAATACAAGTTGCAAATGTGGTCCTTCCTCCAAATGCTCCAATCTCAGAATTGTTTGATGGAAGATAGAATAATCAAGAGGCTAAAGCATGGACCTTTGCAACAATGGTGGAAGTATCTCTGGgcaaaaaataaagatattaaagTATCTGAAATAGAAAAGATAATTGGCacagtatatatgtgtgtgtgtgtgcgtgtgtgtgtatagaagaagaagaagaagatcatgCATAAAAAACACTTTGTATTAAAATTTTCTTCAATCAGTAAACAGATACCAAGTTTAAAATGTCTATGTAACTTGATATTATACCTACCAAATCTGTGGATCTTGCTCCTTTAGAACCAATCATACATTTATAAGAAAGACTCGGACAATGACAATGATAATTAAGATGACCACTATTACTCCTTGATTGACATTTATTGCAT comes from Musa acuminata AAA Group cultivar baxijiao chromosome BXJ3-3, Cavendish_Baxijiao_AAA, whole genome shotgun sequence and encodes:
- the LOC135632423 gene encoding cyclin-D3-1-like — its product is MAPTFDSAASTLFCAEDNISVLGLDEEGEGGHGLGWVSEVESSDFYGDFLVDFPVQSDECVGLLVGRETEHMPPEDYAVRLRSGALDLAIRRDATDWIWKVHAHYSFGPLSAYLAVNYMDRFLSAYDLPQGKAWMSQLLSVACLSLAAKMEETEVPLSLHLQVGDAKYIFEARTIQRMEQLVLSTLKWRMQAVTPFSFIDFFLHKFNGGNAPSKLLVSRSVELILGTIRGIEFLAFRPSELAAAVSLSVLREMQNVEAEKALSCCVHVVKEGVFRCYEMIQELMAVRGRSLENASPLASYVPQSPIGVLDAACLSYKSDDTSAGSQATCHQDSPANKRRKTSSLPIP
- the LOC135632880 gene encoding uncharacterized hydrolase C22A12.06c-like isoform X2, producing the protein MGSIGEQESGKSGRRKPRFLCLHGFRTSGEIMRAQLVAKWPEQVISRLDLVFPDAPFPAGGKSEVDGVFPPPYYEWYQYDKDFMVYTNLDKAFARVEELMIEQGPFDGLMGFSQGAILSAALASLQSKGLALTTVPKLKYLVFMGGAMFKAPEVVERVYSAAKIDCTSLHFIGTDGR
- the LOC135632880 gene encoding uncharacterized protein LOC135632880 isoform X1 is translated as MGSIGEQESGKSGRRKPRFLCLHGFRTSGEIMRAQLVAKWPEQVISRLDLVFPDAPFPAGGKSEVDGVFPPPYYEWYQYDKDFMVYTNLDKAFARVEELMIEQGPFDGLMGFSQGAILSAALASLQSKGLALTTVPKLKYLVFMGGAMFKAPEVVERVYSAAKIDCTSLHFIGEKDFLKKNGEQLLGKFVDPYLIRHPRGHTVPRLDDEESLKTMLEFLQKIEGDLCEDAAAVDDARKEECSA